One Aerosakkonema funiforme FACHB-1375 genomic region harbors:
- a CDS encoding nucleoside deaminase, giving the protein MNHKDFMKMAIEQAKQGDAPYGTVIVKNGEVAIAAHNTVKRDNDPSAHAEINAIRRLTAKIGNYSLQGYTLYTSCEPCPMCATACIWAGISEIVYGASIQDLIERGISQIDLPCEEIIAKGFRKIPVTKGILKAECLELFK; this is encoded by the coding sequence ATGAATCACAAAGATTTCATGAAGATGGCGATCGAGCAAGCAAAACAAGGCGACGCTCCCTATGGTACGGTGATAGTCAAAAATGGCGAAGTAGCGATCGCCGCCCATAACACCGTCAAGCGAGATAACGACCCCTCAGCCCACGCAGAAATCAACGCCATTCGTCGTTTAACCGCCAAAATTGGCAATTACTCTCTCCAAGGCTATACCTTATATACCTCTTGCGAACCTTGTCCCATGTGTGCCACAGCCTGTATTTGGGCAGGCATATCAGAAATTGTTTACGGTGCTTCCATTCAAGATTTAATTGAGCGAGGCATTTCTCAAATTGATTTACCTTGCGAAGAAATCATTGCCAAAGGATTTAGGAAAATTCCAGTTACAAAAGGTATTTTAAAAGCCGAATGTCTAGAATTATTCAAGTAA